CCAGACCGCCATGCCGGTCGCAGTTTTCAATTACCTCTTTGCACAGCTATATAATAACCACCCGGAAGAAGTGGCGGGCATGGTGGTGATCAGCACCGTCGTCAGCTTTGTCAGCCTGCCATTCATCCTGGCCTGGGTTCTCTAAGGAGCAGCAACGTGACCACTTTATTGTTCGACCTGGACGGCACGATCATCGACCCGAAAGAGGGGATCACCCGGTGCATCCAATATGCCCTGGAGAAAATGGACGCAGCCGTCCCCAGTCAGGAAGAGCTGCTTTGGTGCATCGGGCCCAGCCTGCGCCTGTCCCTGCCGAAACTGCTGGAAACGGACGACCGCGAGGTGGTGGAAACCGGGGTTGCCTATTACCGGGAACGCTTTCGCGAAGAAGGCGTGTTTGAATTCACGCCCTATCCGGACGCTGTGGAAACCCTGACTGCCCTGGCAGACGGCCATCCGCTTTACATCGCCACCGCAAAGCCGCAGCCGCTGGCAAAGCGTATCCTGGAACATATGGGTGTGGATCACCTGTTTCAGGTGATCTACGGCGACGACATGGAAGGCACCTATACGGACAAGGGCGACCTTTTGGAGCTGATCAAGGCAAACCATGATCTGGACAGTGCCCGCACGGTCATGATCGGCGACCGCCATCACGACATCCGCGCCGGACAGCGCCACGCCATGAAAACCGTCGGGATGCTGCATGGCTATGCTGTGGCGGGGGAGTTCGAGGCGGACCGTCCGGATGCGCTGGCCGAAGGCTTCCACGATCTGCCGGACCATGTGAAAACCCTGATGGCCTGAGCTGGCCAATCCCTGACTGCCGACGCCTGAATTGGCCCTTTCTCAAGGGCCGCCCTGTCGCTATCTTCGCCATCCAAAAAAAGAAACAAATTTGAGGATCGGTTATGACAGCGCGTGTCAGTGGTTTATTCATCTATCCCGTCAAATCCGTTGCCGGGATTCCGATGCAGGAGGCCCATGTCCGGGATATCGGCATCGCCCACGACCGCCGTTATATGATCGTGAAGCCCGACGGAACCTTCGTCACCGGCCGCACCCATCCGAAAATTACGGCCATCCGCGCGCAGGCCACCGGCGAGACGCTGACCCTGTCCTGTGAGGGCGTGGAACCGATCACCATCACGGCAGGCCAGTTTACCGACCGCTATATCGACAGCGTCGTCTGGTCCAGCGACGTGAACGGCCAGGAATGCGGAGAGGCCGCCGACCGCTGGATCAGTGATCTCCTGGGCGAACCGCTGAAGCTTTTGTTTTTCGGGGAAAAATCCCACCGCATCTCGCGCCATGGCAGTAAAGTCAGTTTCGCCGACGGCTTTCCATTGCTGCTGATCGGGAATGCGTCGCTGGACCATCTGAACGGTCGTCTGCCCGGTCCCGTCTCCATGGCCAATTTCCGGCCGAATATTGCCGTAGAGGGCACATTGCCCTTCGCAGAGGACGAATGGGCGCGCATCCGCATCGGTGAAGTGGAATTTGTCGCACCGAAACCCTGCGGACGCTGTGTCTTCACCACGGTTGACCCCCATGCCCATGTGGCGGACAAGCTGACCGAGCCTCTGAAAACACTCAGCCAGTACCGCAAGGCCGACAATGGCGAGGTGAATTTCGGTGAGAACCTGGTCCCGGTGAATGAGGGGGTTATCCGCGTCGGTGACCGGATCGAGGTCCTGGAAACCAAACCGCGCCCGGTCTATGCGGACAACTGGCAGCCCGAAAAGGCGCGCCTTGCCCGGCATCTTGCCTTTGAACCGGCAAAAAGCTTTGACCGGGAGCCGGTCCTGCTGCGCTGTTTGCAGGTGGTCGAGGAAACGGCGGATGTGAAGACCTTCAAATTCACCGCCGACCCGTTCCAGCGTTTCTCCTATCAGCCGGGCCAGTTCATGACACTGCGCCTGTCCATCAATGGCGAAACCGTCAGCCGTTGTTATACAATTTCCAGCAGCCCGTCGCGGCCTGATCTCGTATCCGTCACGGTGAAACGGGTGGCGGACGGACAGGTTTCCAACTGGATGCATGACCATATCACCGTAGGGTCCTCCGTTGAGGCGCTTGGCCCCGCAGGGGTCTTCCATCTGGGTCAGGCCAAGGGGCGCAAGCTCATGTTGTTGTCGGGCGGGTCGGGGATTACACCGATGCTGTCCATGGCGCGTTTCATCGCTGATACGGGCCTGGACCTGAATGTGCATTTCCACCATTCCGCCCATACCGCCGCCGACCTGATCGCCTGGGAAGAACTGACCCTGATGGCAAAACAGCTTCCGGGGCTGACGCTGTCCTGCAACCTGAGCCGCGCCAGTGGCGACGCCCCCATGGGCCTGCCGGTTTATTCCGGCCGCATTTCCGCGGGCCTTCTTCAGGAAGTCTGCCCCGACCTTCTGGAGCGGGAGGTTTTTGTCTGCGGCCCCGACGGCTTTATGGCAAGCGCCAAGGATGTCCTGCTGACGCTGGGCCTGCCGGAAGAAAACCATCACGAGGAAAGCTTCACGATTGATGCCGTGGAGGTCCCGGTGATCGAGGAAGGCGCACAGTCCAGTTATCAGGTGAGTTTCACCAACAGCAATATCACGGTGGAAGTGGCCGCCAACCAAAGCATCCTGAGTGCGGCGGAGGCGGCAGGGATCACCGTTGACTATAGCTGCCGCAGCGGCCTTTGCGGAACCTGCAAAAGCAATCTCGTCAGCGGCGAGATCACGGCCCCGGATGCCC
The Aestuariispira ectoiniformans genome window above contains:
- a CDS encoding HAD hydrolase-like protein — protein: MTTLLFDLDGTIIDPKEGITRCIQYALEKMDAAVPSQEELLWCIGPSLRLSLPKLLETDDREVVETGVAYYRERFREEGVFEFTPYPDAVETLTALADGHPLYIATAKPQPLAKRILEHMGVDHLFQVIYGDDMEGTYTDKGDLLELIKANHDLDSARTVMIGDRHHDIRAGQRHAMKTVGMLHGYAVAGEFEADRPDALAEGFHDLPDHVKTLMA
- a CDS encoding hybrid-cluster NAD(P)-dependent oxidoreductase, which translates into the protein MTARVSGLFIYPVKSVAGIPMQEAHVRDIGIAHDRRYMIVKPDGTFVTGRTHPKITAIRAQATGETLTLSCEGVEPITITAGQFTDRYIDSVVWSSDVNGQECGEAADRWISDLLGEPLKLLFFGEKSHRISRHGSKVSFADGFPLLLIGNASLDHLNGRLPGPVSMANFRPNIAVEGTLPFAEDEWARIRIGEVEFVAPKPCGRCVFTTVDPHAHVADKLTEPLKTLSQYRKADNGEVNFGENLVPVNEGVIRVGDRIEVLETKPRPVYADNWQPEKARLARHLAFEPAKSFDREPVLLRCLQVVEETADVKTFKFTADPFQRFSYQPGQFMTLRLSINGETVSRCYTISSSPSRPDLVSVTVKRVADGQVSNWMHDHITVGSSVEALGPAGVFHLGQAKGRKLMLLSGGSGITPMLSMARFIADTGLDLNVHFHHSAHTAADLIAWEELTLMAKQLPGLTLSCNLSRASGDAPMGLPVYSGRISAGLLQEVCPDLLEREVFVCGPDGFMASAKDVLLTLGLPEENHHEESFTIDAVEVPVIEEGAQSSYQVSFTNSNITVEVAANQSILSAAEAAGITVDYSCRSGLCGTCKSNLVSGEITAPDAQGVTPAEEEAGKFLPCCSFARSDLEVAL